The proteins below come from a single Afipia felis ATCC 53690 genomic window:
- a CDS encoding SPOR domain-containing protein — protein MSERYRDRPFPPDDRDYTHAPQQGADDPLAELARLIGQTDPYSNFGRQQAAEPATAHEEPGYDNQPDPHDDMGYDPHHGEPPLPSWMRPRDPEPQQSAPAHDDYSYPAAMPENTYNRHSGYRLGYETSRFDSPQQEAEASYAEGGQSHYDDGAYRQDAYGQGAYAQDGYAQGGYDQPQYAQGQDRYDQVLYGEQPRHRQGNTPYAAYDQGYDEDGYDQGYADQPEQPKRGGMMTVVAVLALAVLGTAGAYAYRSIAGSPRSGEPPIIKADVSPNKVIPEKQTSEKQIYDRIGDKSGERMVSREEQPVDVDARSGGPRVVFPPLTQNPSPPSGASVSPATRPTGPGVANGTLSGEVPRRIRTVSIRPDQTDVTSQTNAVPPAPAPVQSTPARAPAAQAAPSNAPLALSPQAAPEPRSRVASLAAPAGVPTVSGSYVQISSQRSEADAMTSYRVLQGKYPGILGSRHPTVRRADLGSKGVYYRALVGPFASTDEATQFCVNLQSAGGKCIVQRN, from the coding sequence ATGTCTGAACGATACCGTGACAGGCCTTTTCCGCCCGATGATCGGGACTACACTCATGCGCCCCAGCAGGGCGCGGACGACCCGCTGGCCGAATTGGCCCGGCTGATCGGCCAGACCGATCCGTATTCGAACTTTGGTCGCCAGCAGGCTGCCGAGCCCGCCACCGCTCACGAGGAGCCGGGCTATGACAATCAGCCCGACCCGCACGACGATATGGGGTACGATCCCCATCACGGCGAACCGCCGCTGCCGTCCTGGATGCGTCCGCGCGATCCCGAGCCGCAGCAGTCTGCACCCGCGCACGACGATTACAGCTATCCGGCCGCTATGCCGGAGAACACCTACAATCGCCATTCCGGCTACCGGCTCGGTTACGAAACCTCGCGGTTCGATTCGCCGCAGCAGGAGGCTGAGGCTTCCTATGCGGAGGGCGGCCAGAGCCATTACGACGACGGCGCCTATCGTCAGGACGCTTACGGGCAGGGTGCCTACGCGCAGGATGGTTATGCTCAGGGTGGATACGATCAACCTCAATATGCGCAGGGTCAGGATCGCTACGATCAGGTTCTCTACGGTGAGCAGCCCCGTCACCGGCAGGGCAACACGCCTTATGCCGCCTACGATCAGGGCTATGACGAGGATGGCTACGATCAGGGTTATGCCGACCAGCCGGAGCAGCCGAAGCGCGGCGGGATGATGACGGTCGTGGCCGTGCTTGCGCTCGCCGTGCTCGGCACGGCCGGTGCCTATGCCTATCGCTCGATCGCGGGTTCGCCGCGCAGCGGAGAGCCGCCGATCATCAAGGCCGATGTCAGCCCGAACAAGGTCATTCCTGAAAAGCAGACAAGCGAGAAGCAGATCTACGACCGCATCGGCGACAAGTCCGGCGAGCGGATGGTGTCCCGCGAGGAGCAGCCGGTCGATGTCGACGCCCGTTCCGGCGGGCCGCGGGTGGTGTTTCCGCCGCTGACCCAGAACCCGTCGCCACCGTCCGGCGCATCGGTTTCGCCTGCGACCCGACCCACGGGGCCCGGAGTTGCCAACGGAACTCTCAGCGGCGAGGTTCCGCGTCGGATCCGCACCGTCAGCATCCGTCCCGACCAGACTGACGTGACGTCGCAGACAAACGCTGTTCCGCCTGCACCCGCGCCGGTGCAGTCGACGCCCGCAAGGGCTCCGGCCGCACAGGCGGCTCCCTCGAATGCGCCGCTTGCCCTTTCGCCTCAGGCGGCGCCTGAGCCACGCTCCCGTGTTGCCTCGCTGGCGGCCCCAGCGGGCGTACCCACGGTGTCCGGTTCCTATGTCCAGATCTCCTCGCAGCGCTCGGAGGCCGACGCCATGACCTCCTACAGGGTCCTGCAGGGCAAGTATCCGGGTATCCTCGGCTCGCGGCATCCGACCGTGCGCCGGGCCGATCTCGGTTCCAAGGGGGTATACTACCGCGCCTTGGTGGGACCGTTCGCCTCGACTGACGAAGCCACCCAGTTCTGCGTGAACCTGCAATCGGCAGGGGGTAAGTGCATCGTCCAGAGGAATTAA
- the nagZ gene encoding beta-N-acetylhexosaminidase, whose protein sequence is MAVRAFITGVSGPVLTDGERAFLRAEQPWGFILFKRNVENPAQVAALAAELRTAVDRPDAPVLIDQEGGRVQRLGPPHWPRYPAGAVFGALYDQSPERGLRAAWLSSRLIAADLDALGISVDCLPLADVPVAGADAVIGDRAYGTTPEKVATIARAVTDGLLAGGILPILKHIPGHGRATADSHLRLPTVDTPRAELERTDFVAFSRLADLPMAMTAHVVFSALDAAQPATTSATIIDQVIRGAMNFQGLLMSDDVSMNALSGTIAERTRASLKAGCDVALHCNGNMDEMRAVAAEAPVLTGKALQRADRALAARKPPQPFEADAGRAELDELIAQAGIA, encoded by the coding sequence ATGGCCGTCCGAGCTTTCATCACCGGCGTTTCCGGCCCCGTCCTGACCGACGGGGAGCGCGCGTTCCTGCGCGCGGAACAGCCGTGGGGTTTCATCCTGTTCAAGCGCAACGTCGAGAACCCGGCGCAAGTCGCTGCTCTGGCTGCGGAGTTGCGCACCGCCGTGGACCGCCCCGACGCGCCCGTCCTGATCGATCAGGAAGGTGGCCGGGTGCAGCGGTTGGGGCCGCCGCACTGGCCGCGCTATCCCGCAGGTGCCGTGTTCGGCGCACTGTATGACCAGTCTCCGGAAAGAGGCTTGCGGGCGGCATGGCTGTCGTCCCGCCTGATCGCGGCCGACCTCGATGCGCTCGGCATCAGCGTCGATTGCCTGCCGCTGGCCGACGTTCCGGTGGCCGGGGCTGACGCGGTGATCGGCGACCGTGCCTATGGCACGACGCCGGAGAAGGTCGCGACCATCGCCCGCGCGGTGACTGACGGGTTGCTTGCCGGTGGAATTTTACCGATTCTGAAGCACATTCCCGGCCACGGCCGCGCGACTGCCGACAGTCATTTGCGGCTGCCAACCGTGGACACGCCGCGCGCGGAACTGGAGCGCACCGATTTCGTGGCGTTTTCGCGCCTCGCGGATCTGCCGATGGCGATGACCGCACATGTTGTGTTTAGCGCCCTCGATGCCGCCCAACCGGCGACCACTTCTGCGACAATCATTGATCAGGTGATTCGCGGCGCGATGAATTTTCAAGGCTTGCTCATGAGCGATGACGTCTCGATGAATGCGCTGAGCGGCACGATCGCCGAGCGCACCCGCGCGAGCCTCAAAGCGGGCTGCGATGTCGCGCTTCATTGCAACGGCAACATGGACGAGATGCGCGCGGTAGCCGCGGAAGCACCCGTGCTCACGGGCAAGGCGTTGCAGCGCGCTGACCGTGCGCTGGCCGCCCGCAAGCCGCCGCAGCCGTTCGAAGCCGACGCCGGGCGCGCGGAGCTTGATGAACTGATCGCACAGGCGGGGATCGCATGA
- a CDS encoding segregation and condensation protein A yields the protein MSAEILSFETGQPAGNAERAQDEPALVVDVEGYEGPLDLLLALARQQKVDLAKISILALADQYLVFIEAARKLRLELAADYLVMAAWLAYLKSRLLLPEPPTPDGPSAEDMASALANRLRRLEQIREASNRLMTRPQLRRDIFPRGFPEQIAQIKHPQWNATLYDLLSAYAAQRQQRVLATVHLARRTVWSLAEARASLERLAGIAEDWSRLDEYLIAYVIDPSQRATVMASSFAAALELVREGVVDIHQQDAFAPIYFRKHAGGQGAPEPQAPIE from the coding sequence ATGAGCGCCGAGATTCTATCCTTCGAGACTGGACAGCCTGCGGGCAACGCCGAGCGCGCACAGGACGAGCCGGCGCTGGTTGTTGACGTCGAGGGCTATGAAGGTCCGCTCGATCTTCTGCTCGCGCTTGCCCGTCAGCAGAAGGTCGACCTCGCCAAGATTTCTATTCTCGCGCTCGCCGACCAGTATCTCGTTTTCATTGAAGCCGCGCGCAAGCTGCGGCTCGAACTCGCTGCCGACTATCTGGTGATGGCGGCATGGCTTGCGTATCTCAAATCGCGTCTGCTGCTGCCCGAGCCGCCGACGCCGGACGGGCCGAGCGCCGAGGACATGGCGAGCGCGCTCGCCAACCGCCTGCGCCGCCTCGAGCAGATCCGCGAAGCCTCGAACCGCCTGATGACGCGCCCGCAACTGCGCCGTGACATCTTTCCGCGCGGCTTTCCCGAGCAGATCGCCCAGATCAAGCATCCGCAGTGGAATGCGACGCTCTACGACCTGCTGTCGGCCTATGCCGCGCAGCGCCAGCAGCGCGTGCTTGCGACCGTGCATCTGGCGCGCCGTACGGTCTGGTCGCTCGCGGAAGCGCGTGCCTCGCTGGAGCGGCTGGCAGGCATCGCCGAGGACTGGAGCCGGCTCGACGAGTACCTCATCGCTTACGTGATCGATCCCTCGCAGCGCGCCACGGTGATGGCTTCGAGTTTTGCAGCGGCGCTCGAACTGGTGCGCGAGGGCGTGGTCGATATTCATCAGCAGGACGCATTCGCGCCGATCTATTTTCGTAAGCATGCGGGCGGGCAGGGTGCTCCCGAACCGCAAGCCCCGATCGAGTAA